A genomic window from Clostridium aceticum includes:
- a CDS encoding ethanolamine ammonia-lyase subunit EutB yields the protein MLLKTKLFGTVYQFKSLNEVMAKANEERSGDKLAGLAAASITEMIAAKEVLSNLTLKDIRNNPAVPYEKDEVTRIIQDGVNEKIYGEVQNWTVAELREWILNSETTSSDIRRISRGLTSEMVAAVAKLMSNIDLVYGAKKIIVTAHCNTTIGQAGTLAYRLQPNHTTDNIEGIKISLYEGLSYGVGDAVLGLNPVNDTVNSVKNVLKLFEEVKQQWQIPTQTCVLAHVTTQMEAIRQGAPSDLIFQSIAGTEKGNEAFGVSDSILSEARELVLKEGTSTGPNVMYFETGQGSELSSDAHMGVDQVTLEARCYGLAKKYQPFLVNTVVGFIGPEYLYDSKQVIRAGLEDHFMGKLSGIPMGVDVCYTNHMKADQNDVENLSVLLASAGCNFLIGTPAGDDIMLNYQSSSFHDAPTLRELLNLTPIPEFQQWLEKVGVYENGKLSKRAGDASIFFSK from the coding sequence ATGCTATTAAAAACAAAATTATTTGGTACAGTTTATCAGTTTAAAAGCTTAAATGAAGTGATGGCGAAAGCCAATGAGGAAAGATCAGGAGACAAACTGGCTGGACTGGCGGCAGCTTCTATTACAGAAATGATAGCAGCCAAGGAAGTATTAAGCAATCTAACATTAAAGGATATCAGAAACAATCCAGCTGTACCCTATGAAAAAGATGAAGTGACCAGAATTATTCAAGACGGTGTGAATGAAAAAATCTATGGAGAAGTTCAGAACTGGACAGTTGCTGAATTACGAGAATGGATTTTAAATAGTGAAACCACCAGCAGTGATATTAGAAGAATCAGCAGAGGATTGACCAGTGAAATGGTGGCAGCGGTGGCTAAACTCATGTCTAATATAGATTTGGTCTATGGTGCAAAAAAAATCATCGTCACTGCCCACTGTAATACAACCATCGGTCAGGCAGGAACACTGGCCTATAGACTTCAGCCGAATCACACAACCGATAACATAGAAGGAATCAAGATATCTCTCTACGAAGGCCTAAGCTATGGGGTAGGGGATGCTGTACTGGGATTAAATCCTGTAAATGATACAGTAAATAGTGTAAAGAATGTCTTAAAACTATTCGAAGAAGTAAAGCAACAGTGGCAAATTCCTACACAAACCTGTGTATTAGCTCATGTGACAACACAAATGGAAGCCATCAGACAAGGAGCACCCTCAGACTTGATTTTTCAAAGTATAGCAGGAACTGAGAAGGGAAATGAAGCCTTTGGTGTAAGTGACAGTATTCTATCTGAAGCCCGAGAACTTGTACTAAAGGAAGGAACTTCTACAGGACCAAATGTCATGTACTTTGAAACAGGTCAAGGCTCTGAGCTTTCTTCAGATGCCCATATGGGAGTAGACCAAGTCACCTTAGAAGCAAGATGCTATGGACTAGCTAAAAAGTATCAGCCATTCTTGGTGAATACCGTTGTTGGGTTTATTGGACCAGAATACTTATATGACAGTAAACAGGTAATTCGCGCAGGTCTTGAGGATCATTTTATGGGTAAGCTATCGGGGATTCCAATGGGGGTAGATGTATGTTATACCAACCATATGAAGGCGGATCAAAACGATGTTGAAAATCTCAGCGTTCTATTAGCTAGTGCTGGATGTAACTTCCTGATTGGAACACCTGCAGGAGATGATATTATGCTTAACTATCAAAGCTCGAGTTTCCATGATGCCCCTACTTTAAGAGAATTATTAAATCTAACACCGATTCCTGAATTTCAGCAGTGGTTAGAAAAAGTGGGAGTTTATGAAAATGGCAAACTATCCAAACGGGCTGGAGATGCATCAATTTTTTTCAGTAAATAG
- the eutC gene encoding ethanolamine ammonia-lyase subunit EutC has product MVQQIIQQLSMDNQQVAEEQDLQNADTKVETEVPLDNTELKDLTEIKMQDYFAVPDPANKEVYLGLKESTPARVGIWRAGPRYRTETLLRFRADHAVAMDAVFTYVSEEFLEEMELFSVSTLCRDKDEYVTRPDLGRKFSEEAIATIKERCVKNPQVQIYVSDGLSSTAIEANVKDILPSIMQGLENYGLKAGTPFFVKHGRVPAMDVVSEALDAQVTIVLIGERPGLATGESMSCYMAYRAKVGMPESRRTVISNIHKGGTSATEAGAHIAHIIKEMIEQKASGLDLKL; this is encoded by the coding sequence ATGGTTCAACAAATTATTCAGCAACTCTCCATGGATAATCAACAAGTCGCTGAAGAGCAGGATCTACAAAACGCAGATACAAAGGTTGAAACAGAAGTACCTTTAGACAATACAGAGTTAAAAGATTTGACAGAGATAAAAATGCAGGATTACTTTGCAGTACCTGATCCAGCCAATAAGGAAGTTTATTTAGGGCTGAAGGAAAGTACCCCTGCTCGGGTGGGGATTTGGAGAGCAGGACCCCGTTATCGCACAGAAACATTACTGAGATTTAGAGCGGATCATGCTGTTGCTATGGATGCTGTTTTTACGTATGTCTCTGAGGAATTTTTAGAAGAAATGGAACTGTTTTCAGTGAGCACCCTATGCCGTGATAAAGATGAGTATGTGACAAGACCTGATTTAGGTAGAAAATTTAGTGAAGAGGCAATAGCAACCATTAAAGAAAGGTGCGTAAAAAATCCTCAAGTACAAATTTATGTCTCTGATGGTTTAAGTTCAACAGCTATCGAAGCGAATGTTAAGGATATTTTGCCATCGATCATGCAGGGATTAGAGAACTATGGGCTAAAGGCAGGAACACCCTTTTTCGTAAAACATGGGAGAGTGCCAGCAATGGATGTTGTTTCAGAAGCCCTTGATGCTCAAGTAACGATAGTATTAATTGGTGAACGGCCAGGGTTAGCTACTGGAGAAAGTATGAGTTGTTATATGGCGTATCGTGCAAAGGTGGGTATGCCTGAATCCAGAAGAACCGTTATATCCAATATTCATAAGGGAGGCACATCTGCCACGGAAGCAGGAGCTCATATTGCTCATATTATTAAGGAAATGATAGAACAAAAAGCAAGCGGCTTAGATCTAAAGCTGTAA
- the eutL gene encoding ethanolamine utilization microcompartment protein EutL — MKNDALRASVLSVKIIPNLSSDMVRELKLEQGHRSIGIITADSDDVAYTALDEATKKADVKVAYAKSFYGGAANANTKLAGEFIGIISAPNPAEVRSGVDAVTEFIENDACFYSANEDDSIAYYAHCISRTGSYLSQVAGIKEGEALAYVIAPPLEALYALDAAMKAADVRMVCFYGPPTETNFGGGLLTGSQSACKAACDAFAEAVKFVADNPTNY, encoded by the coding sequence ATGAAAAATGATGCACTGCGTGCTTCTGTCCTAAGCGTAAAAATCATTCCTAATCTAAGTTCTGATATGGTAAGAGAACTGAAGCTGGAGCAGGGACATAGAAGTATAGGAATCATTACTGCCGATAGTGATGACGTAGCTTATACAGCTCTGGACGAAGCTACGAAAAAAGCAGATGTCAAGGTGGCTTATGCAAAATCCTTCTATGGAGGTGCCGCCAATGCCAATACAAAACTGGCAGGAGAGTTCATAGGCATTATCTCTGCACCGAATCCTGCTGAAGTAAGAAGTGGTGTGGATGCTGTCACTGAATTTATTGAAAATGATGCTTGTTTTTATAGTGCAAATGAGGACGATTCTATTGCATATTATGCCCACTGTATCTCCAGAACAGGTTCCTATTTATCGCAGGTGGCAGGGATCAAAGAAGGAGAAGCTTTAGCTTATGTCATAGCACCACCTTTGGAGGCACTATATGCCTTAGATGCCGCTATGAAGGCAGCAGATGTTCGCATGGTATGCTTCTATGGTCCTCCTACTGAAACCAACTTTGGCGGTGGGTTATTAACAGGAAGCCAATCTGCATGCAAGGCAGCATGTGATGCTTTTGCGGAAGCTGTAAAGTTTGTGGCAGATAACCCTACAAATTATTAA
- a CDS encoding BMC domain-containing protein, translated as MMRYNALGLLETYGYTAAITALDTALKTANVTLKDFKTVGGGLVTMMIEGDVAAVQAAIEAASAAAATVGSVISQHVISRPDIQLKLLFQEFSPGNQAAIEVVEEERVQKEPKDSVIHLHGKEMKIMSKKDLYRMKVVDLRKVARGLTDFSMEAQKIKFANKAELVDAILNYLKMEVR; from the coding sequence ATGATGCGCTATAATGCACTGGGACTATTAGAAACCTATGGTTATACGGCAGCAATCACAGCCTTAGACACTGCTTTAAAGACAGCAAATGTCACACTAAAAGACTTTAAAACTGTCGGCGGCGGTTTAGTGACGATGATGATAGAGGGAGATGTGGCAGCTGTTCAGGCGGCAATTGAAGCAGCAAGCGCTGCTGCAGCAACAGTAGGTTCTGTGATTTCTCAACATGTGATTTCAAGACCAGATATCCAGCTAAAACTTTTGTTTCAAGAATTTTCTCCCGGCAATCAAGCAGCCATAGAGGTAGTAGAGGAAGAAAGGGTACAAAAAGAGCCGAAGGATTCGGTGATCCATCTTCATGGGAAAGAGATGAAGATTATGTCCAAAAAAGATCTCTATAGAATGAAGGTGGTGGATCTGAGAAAAGTTGCTAGGGGATTAACAGATTTTTCTATGGAAGCACAAAAAATCAAATTTGCCAACAAAGCAGAGCTGGTAGATGCTATATTAAATTATTTGAAGATGGAGGTGAGATAA
- a CDS encoding acetaldehyde dehydrogenase (acetylating), which yields MNLLDKDLVSIQEVRNMVAKANKAQQEFAKFSQESIDQIVYAMKEAAYPQAEFLGQLASEETGFGKWQDKKIKNEIASKAVYDHIKEMKTIGIIHEDQEKRIVEIGTPVGIIAALIPSTNPTSTVIYKTLIALKSGNAIIFSPHPNALKSILKTVEILNKAAVEAGAPEGLIHCMTIPTLEGTNELMKRKDVDLILATGGSGMVKAAYSSGTPALGVGPGNVPAFIERSANVHEAIEKIFSSKTFDHGTVCASEQAIVTEACIAEKVKEEVKRQGGYFLVGEQLAKVIAVMETATGGMNPKIVGRSAQDIAKIAGIEIPKETKILLCEEKRVGKHIPFSKEKLTALLAFYTVEDWQEACELCYCLLENGGLGHTLVIHSQDETIIREFALKKPVSRFLVNTPSTQGAIGLSTNLAPSFTLGCGAIGGSATSDNVGPMHLINIRRMAYGIEACKETKETEELSNIDIEAIAQLVIQSLKQKNN from the coding sequence GTGAATTTGCTGGATAAAGATTTGGTATCCATTCAAGAGGTAAGAAACATGGTGGCAAAAGCCAATAAAGCTCAGCAGGAATTTGCTAAATTTAGTCAAGAGTCCATTGATCAGATTGTCTATGCCATGAAGGAAGCCGCTTATCCTCAAGCAGAGTTTCTTGGACAGCTGGCTTCTGAAGAAACAGGATTTGGTAAATGGCAAGATAAGAAAATTAAAAACGAAATTGCCAGCAAAGCTGTATACGATCATATTAAAGAGATGAAAACCATTGGAATCATTCATGAGGATCAAGAAAAAAGGATAGTAGAAATTGGGACACCGGTTGGTATCATTGCTGCCTTAATTCCCTCTACCAATCCAACTTCTACCGTGATTTATAAAACACTCATTGCATTAAAATCTGGGAACGCTATTATTTTCAGTCCCCATCCAAATGCCTTAAAAAGCATTTTAAAGACAGTGGAGATTTTAAATAAAGCTGCTGTAGAGGCAGGAGCACCAGAAGGATTAATTCATTGTATGACCATACCAACCCTAGAGGGAACCAATGAGCTTATGAAACGTAAGGATGTAGACTTGATTCTAGCCACTGGAGGTTCTGGTATGGTAAAGGCAGCCTACAGTTCAGGAACACCAGCCTTAGGGGTGGGACCTGGTAATGTTCCTGCTTTTATTGAAAGAAGTGCCAATGTACATGAAGCAATCGAAAAAATTTTTTCAAGCAAAACCTTCGATCATGGAACCGTCTGTGCATCAGAGCAGGCCATTGTAACAGAGGCGTGTATTGCTGAAAAAGTGAAGGAAGAAGTAAAGCGTCAGGGAGGTTATTTTTTAGTCGGAGAACAGTTGGCAAAGGTAATAGCTGTGATGGAGACAGCTACAGGAGGAATGAATCCCAAAATTGTAGGACGGTCTGCTCAGGATATTGCAAAAATAGCAGGAATCGAAATTCCAAAGGAGACAAAGATCCTACTTTGTGAAGAAAAGAGGGTTGGAAAGCATATTCCCTTCTCCAAGGAAAAACTTACCGCACTCTTGGCCTTTTATACAGTTGAAGACTGGCAAGAAGCTTGTGAACTGTGCTATTGCTTATTAGAAAATGGCGGGTTAGGGCATACCCTGGTGATTCATTCTCAGGATGAAACCATCATTAGAGAATTTGCTCTAAAAAAACCGGTTTCTAGGTTTTTAGTAAATACCCCATCAACGCAAGGGGCCATCGGTCTAAGTACAAACCTTGCACCATCCTTTACCTTAGGTTGTGGAGCTATTGGTGGAAGTGCTACATCAGATAATGTAGGACCGATGCATTTGATTAATATCCGAAGAATGGCTTATGGCATAGAGGCGTGCAAAGAAACAAAAGAGACAGAGGAATTAAGTAATATAGATATTGAAGCAATCGCTCAGTTAGTAATCCAAAGTTTGAAACAAAAAAATAATTAA
- the eutM gene encoding ethanolamine utilization microcompartment protein EutM yields MATLNALGMIETKGLVGAIEAADAMVKAANVTLLGKEQIGGGLVTVMVRGDVGAVKAATDAGAAAAERVGELVSVHVIPRPHSEVEVILPQVKE; encoded by the coding sequence ATGGCAACTCTAAATGCGTTAGGAATGATTGAAACAAAAGGATTAGTAGGTGCAATTGAGGCAGCAGATGCAATGGTAAAGGCGGCAAATGTCACCTTGTTAGGTAAGGAGCAAATTGGCGGCGGTCTAGTAACTGTGATGGTAAGAGGGGATGTTGGTGCGGTTAAAGCTGCCACAGATGCTGGTGCAGCTGCTGCAGAAAGAGTTGGAGAATTGGTTTCTGTACATGTTATTCCAAGACCTCATAGCGAAGTAGAAGTCATCCTTCCACAAGTAAAAGAATAA
- a CDS encoding cobalamin adenosyltransferase, producing the protein MKVLTEAGLRMAFKNKFPETYSVSSRVLVTPSAREYLKEKKIALIIEEGDADVETKQERKDQVPPKYKCYYHGGFFEKKPEHMTQLHGNFLVNKDHPRIRLRGKLDSFQAEILEVQVFLDSLKEKKLLDDLGEVLVFVRNILRAEVLEEPFGECKILGLGEEELRKISHHPEKFFDVSHLLPEYSMGAVLIKLNTLRSAAREVEIVGVKAFTGENGEIKRNDILQALNRLSSCLYIMMCRWQGGHYK; encoded by the coding sequence ATGAAGGTTTTAACAGAAGCAGGACTTCGAATGGCATTCAAAAACAAGTTTCCCGAAACCTATTCCGTCAGTTCAAGGGTATTAGTAACCCCTTCAGCAAGAGAATATTTGAAAGAAAAGAAAATTGCATTGATCATTGAAGAAGGGGATGCAGATGTGGAAACAAAGCAAGAAAGAAAAGATCAAGTTCCCCCTAAGTATAAGTGTTATTACCATGGAGGATTTTTTGAAAAGAAGCCTGAACATATGACACAGCTTCACGGGAATTTCCTCGTCAACAAAGATCATCCTAGAATTCGCTTAAGGGGAAAACTGGATAGTTTTCAGGCTGAAATCCTCGAGGTGCAGGTGTTTTTAGATAGCCTTAAAGAGAAAAAACTCTTAGATGATTTAGGAGAGGTACTTGTCTTTGTTAGAAATATCTTAAGGGCAGAAGTGCTGGAGGAACCCTTTGGTGAATGCAAAATACTGGGATTGGGTGAGGAAGAGCTAAGAAAAATATCCCATCATCCAGAAAAGTTCTTTGATGTAAGCCATCTTCTGCCGGAGTATTCTATGGGGGCAGTGCTGATAAAATTAAATACTTTAAGAAGTGCTGCTAGAGAAGTAGAAATCGTCGGAGTGAAGGCCTTTACGGGAGAAAACGGAGAGATAAAAAGAAATGATATTCTTCAAGCACTTAACCGATTAAGCAGTTGTTTGTACATTATGATGTGCCGGTGGCAAGGTGGTCACTACAAGTAG
- the pduL gene encoding phosphate propanoyltransferase: MQEELIKQIVEKVMQNIEGYQQTSTEIPVEVSARHVHLSKEHMTALFGDEAQLAILKELSQPGQFQYDKRITLMGPKGSISNVAILGPVRKDTQVEISYTDARTLGISPPLRESGNLEDTEGVMIVAGRRVVNIDKGVMIAKRHIHMTPENAKVFGVEDGQQVKVRIKSQRPVVLEDVLIRVSEKYRLSMHIDHDEGNAAAYQPGMTGEIIK, from the coding sequence ATGCAGGAAGAATTGATCAAACAAATTGTAGAAAAGGTCATGCAGAATATAGAAGGATACCAACAAACTTCAACGGAAATTCCAGTGGAAGTTTCTGCTAGACATGTTCATTTAAGTAAAGAGCATATGACCGCCCTATTTGGCGATGAGGCGCAGCTAGCTATTTTAAAAGAACTATCTCAGCCAGGACAATTTCAGTATGATAAACGTATAACCCTGATGGGACCTAAGGGTTCCATCAGCAATGTAGCTATCTTAGGGCCTGTTAGAAAAGATACACAGGTAGAAATATCCTACACAGATGCTAGAACTCTGGGAATTAGCCCTCCCTTAAGGGAGTCAGGTAACTTAGAAGATACAGAAGGTGTTATGATTGTTGCAGGTCGCAGGGTAGTCAATATAGACAAAGGAGTTATGATCGCAAAGCGACATATTCATATGACTCCTGAGAATGCCAAAGTCTTTGGTGTAGAGGACGGTCAGCAGGTGAAGGTGAGAATTAAGAGTCAACGACCCGTTGTTTTAGAAGATGTTTTGATAAGGGTGAGCGAAAAATATCGACTTAGTATGCATATTGACCACGACGAAGGAAATGCCGCTGCCTATCAACCAGG